The genomic region TAAGGTGTTTCGGTTATAAACGTACGCCAGTATTTTAAAAAGTTGGCACTTACCGGGTGACTTTTCACTTCGTCGTTGGTCGAAACCGGAAATACAAAATGCAAATCGGGATGTGAAAAATGTTCGAATTTCAAGTTACAGGCTTCGTTCCCAGAAGTGTTTTCTCCGTTAGTATTGGAACATAAAATATATTGGGCATACGAAATGGCCATCGCCAGTGTACCCGATCCTTCCGGACCAACAAAAAGCTGTGCATGTGGAATGCGTCCGGAATCGGCGCTTTTCGTCAGATGGCTTTTAATGTGGGTTTGTCCTAAAATTTCTGAAAATAGCATAGAGCAAATATAGAATAAAACACCAACAGTAAAAACTGCTTTCGCGCTCACCGCAAAAATTGCATTATTTACCGCAATTATTTATCGCATCAATCCAATAACTGTATTTTTGATAGGTTAACTGTTAGAAAAATGAAAAAGAAGATTTCGTTTTATGCCTACCACTTTTGTATTTGCCTGTCATTTCTGGTATTGCCATACCTGTTATCTTCGCAAACCAGTATTATACGCATTCCGGATATTCTGCACAATGGCCACGACCGGACGTACTTTTCGGTTTATGTCGGATTGCTCCTTTTTTTCTATGTGAACTATTACTATTTTATTCCAAAACTCTATTTTTTTAAATAAAAAGACCGTTTACTTTGGGTTGCTTTTTGTTTTTCTGATTCTATTGCTTTTGACGTCTCATTTTTTTGACAAACCGGATATGGATCTTTTTAATATCGAAAAAATGGCGCGCCCTAAGCCGATTCACCCGCCAGGACCAAAACCCGGATTTGGAGCGGGACCGATGAACAAGCCAACGAGCATCTGAATACGATTTTGGTTTATCTGATCGGAAATTTAACAAGTCTTTTCCTAGTTATTAATAGACGTTTGCAACATGTGGAACGCGATAAAATGCAGGCTGAAATTTCATTACTCAAAGCACAGATCAATCCGCATTTTTTGTTTAATACGCTGAATAGTATTTATGCATTGGTAATTCGGAAAGACAATCGTACCGCCGATGCGATTGTCCAGCTTTCGGAACGGATGCGAGGGCGCACTGGGAAATCCTTTCGTTCCCGATGTATCCCAATCTGGCGCTTTGCTACCTGGAAAAAGAAAGCGTTTAGCCCAGATCCACTGAGGTTCCTTTAAAAATCATTTCCGCACTAAAAGTTGCATTTCGGCTCCGATAAATAAATATTACGCATTTACCCGCTTAAAAAATTTGAATAAAAGAGAAAAAAGGGCATAAAAAATAAAAATACTATATTTGTAGATTATTAAACAAACAATCAACAAATAAAATATAATGAAAACCCTTACCGACTTTAATTTTAAAGATAAAAAAGCAATTATCCGTGTTGACTTTAATGTGCCGCTTAATGAAAATTTCGAAGTAACCGATGCAACCCGTATCGAAGCAGCCAAACCAACGATCGATAAAATTTTAAATGAGGGTGGAAGCGTTATTCTGATGTCGCATTTAGGACGTCCGAAAGGCGTGGAAGAAAAATATTCACTAAAACATATCGTAGCCAAAACCGCTGCGGTATTGGGTGTTCCGGTAACCTTTGCATCCGATTGTATCGGTTCGGTAGCCGAAAATGCAGCGGCCAACTTACAACCGGGTGAAGTGTTGTTATTGGAAAATCTGCGTTTCCATGCCGAAGAAGAAAAAGGCGATGTGGAATTTGCTAAAAAACTTGCCAAACTGGGAGACATCTATGTAAATGATGCTTTCGGAACGGCACACCGTGCGCATGCTTCAACAACAATCATTGCCCAGTTTTTCCCGGAAAACAAATGTTTCGGGTTCCTGTTGGCAAAAGAAATCGAAAGTTTAAACAAAGTATTGCATCATGCCGAAAAACCGGTAACGGCTGTTTTAGGTGGATCCAAAGTATCGTCTAAAATTACTGTAATTGAGAATATCCTGGATAAAATTGACCATATGATTATTGGCGGCGGAATGACCTTTACCTTTATCAAAGCATTGGGCGGAAATATCGGAAATTCGATTTGTGAAGATGATAAACTGGAATTAGCATTAGACATTATAGCACAAGCAAAAGCTAAAAACGTACAAATCCACCTTCCGGTGGATGTCGTGGCGGCCGATGCTTTTTCAAACGAAGCCAATACCCAAATTGTTGATGTCAATCAGATTCCGGATGGATGGCAGGGATTGGACGTTGGACCGAAATCATTGGAAGCGTTAAAAGACGTAATCAAAAATTCCAAAACGATTTTATGGAACGGGCCATTGGGCGTTTTTGAATTGGAAAAATTTGCAGAAGGAACCATTACCCTTGGAAACTTTATTGCTGAAGCTACTAAAAACGGAGCGTTTTCGCTTGTTGGTGGTGGCGATTCAGTAGCTGCAGTAAAACAATTTGGATTGGAACCGAAAATGAGCTATGTTTCTACCGGCGGTGGTGCTATGTTGGAAATGTTGGAAGGGAAAACATTGCCCGGAATCGCAGCCATTTTGGAATAAATTGCCATTTTTAACAATATTTAAACAAAATATAAGTTATTAGCTATTATGTTTGCATGGCTTACATAAGAAATTGAACTTTAACATGTTATAAGATAGAATGTATGGATAATAAAAAAATATTGTCTTTGTTTTTAGGTCTGATCAGTCTGGGCGCTATGGCTCAGGAGACGGCCGAAAACGAAGTTCCGGCCAAACCGGAAATCAAATTGTCCTATCTGGACTCCCTAAAATCGACGTTCGTAAAATATGAAACCAGTGCCTGCATCGACGAAATGTGGATGAAGGAATTAAGCAATCAGGATTTGTTTACCGATATGGAATCTGATCTTGCCAAAGTAAATATCGATCAGGAAGTTGCCTACGACCTGCCTACGGATTTACTTAAGGACCGCTTAAAAAGACTGGACGAAAAATCACCTTTCAACATCGAATACAATCAGGGACTTGAAAATATTATTAAATCATTCCTGAAAAACAGACCAAAAGCTTTCGAAAGAATGATGGCCATTTCGGAATATTATTTCCCGATGTTTGAAGAAAAGCTTGCGAAATATAATATTCCATTGGAAGTTAAATATTTAGCGGTTGTAGAATCGGCTTTAAATCCAAAAGCAAAATCAAGAGTGGGTGCTACCGGATTATGGCAGTTTATGTATGCTACCGGAAAACAATACAACCTGGAAGTGAATTCCTATGTAGACGAGCGTAGCGATCCTATGAAAGCTACCGAAGCCGCTTGTCAGTATTTGTCGACTATGTACGGTATTTTTGGCGACTGGGATCTGGTGCTGGCGTCCTATAATACCGGACCGGGTAACGTAGCCAAAGCAATCCGTCGTTCCGGAGGAATGACCAACTATTGGAATATTCGTAAATTCATGCACAAGGAAACACAAGGTTATCTTCCGGCTTTCCTGGCAACCATGTATATCTACGAATACCGTAAAGAACATGGTATCGTTCCGAAACGCGCACCAATGACGTATTTTGAAACGGATACGCTAATGGTAAAACAAAAAATGTCGTTCAAACAACTTTCTGATTTATTGGATATACCGGTAGAACAATTGCGATTGTTAAACCCGATCTATAAACTGGATGTGGTTCCGTATGTAACCGACAAACCGCATTATATCCGTTTGCCTAAACAAAAAGCGGGTATGTTTGTTTCGAACGAAGATAAGATTTATGCCTATGTGCAATATGAAGAAGGCAAACGCGAAAAACCGTTTACTTCTCCCAACATTCGTAAAGATGCGATTGCACAACGTACCACAAAACGCGATTCGCTTGCAGTAGCCAATGTGGAAGATTTACCGATGAAGTCGGTGAAAAAGACCCGCATTAAATACTATACCGTGAAACGCGGGGATAATCTGTCGGAGATTTCTTCAAAAAACAATGTGACCGTTGCCGAACTGAAGAAATGGAACAAGCTGAAAAAGAATACCGTTAATGCCGGACAAAAACTAAAAATTGAATTCGAAACCAATGTTATGGTAGCCGACCGATCGGCAGCCAAAAAGAAAACGGCGGAACCAAAAATGGCCGAACCTAAAATTATAGAACCAAAAGCCACCGAAAACGATTTGTATGTTGTTCAGAAAGGGGATAACCTTACCGCTATTGCCGAAAAGAATAAAGTGACGATCGATCAGTTGAAAGAATGGAATAACATCGAAAACAGCGAAATCAAAATCGGTCAGAAATTAACGGTTCAGGCACCTGCTGAAGAAACTGCACCGGTAGCGGTGGTTGAAAAAGAAGTGAAAAAAGAAATCATAAACCGTGATTCCAGCAAAGAACGCAACTACAACAAAGAAAGAATGTATATCGTTCAGAAAGGGGATTCACTTTTCAGCATCGCTAAAAAACACCCGGGCATTACCGTTGCCGAAATCAAAAAATGGAATAATATCGATAACGAAAATATCAAACCCGGAATGAAACTTAAAATCAACGGGTAGATTCTCCCAAAATAATCCGTGAAAAAAGCAATCTTTTTTGCAATACTCTTACCAATGCTTTCTCTTGTTTCCTGTAAAGACAGACAGAAACAAGGGGAAGCATTTTTGCCTGAATCAAAAGGGAATATTAATGAAATTGCCATCGTGATCGACGATGTGATGTGGAACGGTGAAGTGGGCGACAGTCTTCGTAAAAAATTGGCTTATCCGGTAGATGGATTGCCACAGGAAGAACCGATTTTTACGATCAACCAGTACTCTCCTAAAATTTTTGAAGGCGTCGTAACACAAAGCCGGAATATTTTGGTCGTGTCCAAAGGACTGAACAAAGAATTCAAACACGTGGAAAACAAATATGCCAAACCGCAAAATGTTTTCTATATCACCGGATATTCCATTCACGAAATTCTCGACCTGATCGAAACCCATTCGGAAACCCTTATTTCGATTATCAAATATTCCGAAATCCATTATGTCCAGCATAAAATGGAAAAAGCCCGATTGAGTGACGATAAACTTCGGGGTGTGTTTATGATCAATATTGAAATTCCGGATACGTATCGTTATGCCGATGAAAAGGAATATTTTTATTGGATGAAAAAAGACATTCCATCCGGTAGCTCCAGTCTTTTGGTCTATCAGGTGCCGATTTCACAAATTGAAAAGAACAATGATATCGTTGGTAATATTGTAAAAGTCCGCGATTCGGTGGGCGCTTTGTATATCCGCGGAACGATGGAACATTCCTCGATGGTCACCGAAGAAGGCTATTCTCCCTATTTTATGAATACCCGTCTCGATGGCAAAACCGCCTATGAAACCAAAGGAACCTGGGAACTTCAGAATAACTTTATGAGCGGACCGTTTCTGAATTATGCCATCCGCGATGAAAAAAACAAACGCTATCTCATTCTGGAAGGTTTTGTTTACGATCCGTCGAATGCCAAAAGAGATATGATTTTTGAACTGGAAGCGATTATGAAATCCGTTCACATACTGCAATAATTTATGACAACCATACAGATATGACTCTAAAATTCGAAATAAAGCGATTTAACGAACTTTCGCTTGCTGATCTATATGCTAGCCTACAATTGCGTTCCGAAATCTTTGTAGTCGAACAGGATTGCGTTTATCAGGATATTGATGGCAAAGATCAGAAAGCGCTACACCTAATGGGAACTTTTAACGGGGAATTGGTAGCCTATTGCCGAATCTTCCAGCCGGGCGATTATTTTCAAAATGCCGCTTCCATTGGAAGGGTAGTGGTGAAACAATCCTACCGCGACCGCAAATGGGGTCATGATCTGATTCGCGAAGCCAAAAACGGAATCCGGGCACACTACGGTACGGATACCATCACCATCTCGGCACAATTATACCTGAAACGTTTTTACGAATCCCACGGATTTGTTCAGGCTTCGGACGAATACCTGGAAGATAATATTCCGCATATCGAAATGCAGATAAAATAACGTTACACTTTCGTAATCACCAATTCCACGCGTCGATCCTGATCCGGGCCATTGCCCAAAGGTTGGGTGTTTCCGTAGCCTTTAAATGTCATTCGGTTTTTGTCGATTCTTTTCTGAATCAGAAATTTATAAACAGCCTGAGCACGGTTGTGTGAAAGCATTCTCTTTTTGGTGTCTTTGTCGATCGCCTCTTTTTGAAACGTAGGTGTACAGCAAATATGACCCTGAATTTCGAATTCCAGATTTTTGTATTTCTGTAACAACTTGGCCACCCGTTCCAGTTCGTTTTTCGATTTTAGCGTTAAACGACTACTTCCTTTATCAAAAAGGATTTTTTCAAGATAGATCCGGTCGCCAACTATCAGATCGCCTTTAATGGTCGAATGCATTCCGGGAATCGGTTTAGGCGGAACCGGTTTAAAGTTCATCACCACATCGACGCGTCGGTTTTTCTGGCGTACTTCCGGAAGGTTGTCCACAATATCGTCGTCGATCAAAACACGCCCTTTGCCTTCGATGGTTACAATGATCTTGTTTTTGATTCCCTTTTCAATCAGCTTATTTTTGATTGTATTCGCCCGATTGTTCGACAGCTTATAGTTATAGGCATCTTTACCGCGATCGTCGCAATAACCGTAAATCTGGATGCTCTCGATACGGGAAGTATCGATTGCCTTTACGAAAGCTACTACGTCATTGGCCTGTTTTTCTTCCAGGTTAAATTTGTCAAATTCAAAATAAACAGAATGTACAACCTCTTCCTGTGCCGTCAGAAACTGACACGTCAGCAAAAAAAGAAAAACAAGCGCAATACGTTTCATATTTCAGATGTTATTTTCGGTCTTTAATTCGGGTCAGACTGATGTCTTCCGGCGGATGGATCACAATTGGATATTGTTCGATTTTTACCGAACTGCTATCCAGTCCAAAAGCCTGTTCTTCGGATAAACTGATTTTTTTCAGGAAGAAATAAATATCCAGAATAATACGTTGGTACCAAGGGAAATCGTTATCGTAGGACATAAATTTTTCGATTAGTACAAACTTGAAATCACCCAATACGTTGTTTCGATTCAGGGATTCATAACGACTGGTAATGTCCACTTCGCCGTTTTTAACCATATCCTGAACTACTTTTTTAAACAACAGGTTAATGCGCGGTGCGACACGGAATCCCAAATAGAAATCCACCCGGATAATATCGTCTTTTACAATCTCACGAACGCGGTATTCCATTTCATACGGTTCGTCGACTACGTTTACGTGAATCAGCCAGTAAATATCGGCGCGTTTCGGACGCTTTTGCAAAATGGAATAAATAATTTTCGATTCCACTTCATCTCCGTGGCTGGCATTGGTCATATAAACCAAATGCGTGGCATATTTTGGTATCGAAAGGTCGTTACTCAACTCGGAAATAACATTTTTAAACTTGTCGATTTTAACGAATTCGGTATAGTCTTTTCGGATCTTTTTAGCGGTAAACCAGGCGATCATAATAAAGGCCAGTAAGCCGGCAATGAATACCGATACATAACCACCATGCGGGAATTTTTCGATATTGGCCAGGAAGAACGAGATTTCAATGGTTAGGTATAAAGCGATAACCAAAACGATAAAGATTGGGTTATAGCGTTTTAATACCATAAAGAAGCCCAGTAAAATGGTGGTCATAATCATACACATGACGATTGCCAGTCCGTAGGCGGCTTCCATATTTCCGGATTCTTCAAAGTGAACGACAATAAATACACATCCGATAAATAACAACCAGTTGATAGACGGAATGTATAATTGCCCTTTTAATTCGGTTGGGTATTTGATGCGCACTTTTGGCCATAGGTTTAAACGCATCGCTTCACTGATCAAGGTAAACGATCCGCTAATCAATGCCTGCGAAGCAATAACGGCTGCCATGGTTGCGATCGCAATTCCGAATGGTAAAAACCAGTCCGGCATCACCAGATAGAATGGATTTCCGGGATTGTTGGCGTTTCCGCTTAGTTCGACTAAAGTGCTTCCGGTATTCGAAATCAGATAAGCTCCCTGACCGAAGTAGTTTAAAACCAGCATACTTTTTACAAAAATCCAGCTGATTCGGATGTTTTTGATACCACAATGTCCAAGGTCACTGTACAAGGCTTCCGCTCCGGTGGTACACAGGAATACATAGCCTAAAACATAGAATCCTTCGTGGTGTATTTTTAATAAATGAAAAGCATAGTAAGGGTTTAGTGCTTTTAATACAGCAACATTTCCCATCAGGTGAATAACACCTAGCGTTCCCAACATTCCGAACCAAAGTAGCATTAATGGGCCGAAGAATTTTCCAACCAGTTTGGTTCCGAATCGCTGAATAAAGAATAAAGCAAAAAGAATTCCAATAACAATCGGAATGGTGTTTAGTTCCGGATTATAAGTTCGCAATCCTTCGATAGCTGATGATACGGAAATGGGTGGTGTAATAATACCGTCGGCGAGCAGGGCGCTTCCTCCCAGAATAGCGGGAACGATCAGCCAGCGCTTTTTGAGTTTTTTGACAAGGGTGTAGAGCGAAAAGATTCCACCTTCCCCTTTATTGTCGGCACGTAATGTGAGAATTACATACTTAAAAGTTGTCTGAATGGTTAGCGTCCAGAAAATACAGGAAATCGCACCAAGTACCACATCCGGATCGATAGCCTGTTTTCCAACAATGGCTTTCATTACGTATAATGGAGAGGTTCCGATATCTCCATAAATAATTCCTAATGTGACAATTAAACCACCTAGGGTCACTTTGTTAAGGTGGTTACTGCTGTGTGTAGAACTCACGATGTGAAATATTTAAAATCACAAAATTATCATAAAAAACGAAAGTCCTACACAATTCTTGCGAAAATTAATTTTTAAGGATTTTATTGTATTCCGACTGATTATTGAGCAATGCTTGCGCTTTTGTTATTTCTATGTTACTTTTTGTGTAATATTGATACAATCCTTCTTTATACTGATAGCGTTTTATGATTTCGTCGACAATAAGTTTTTTGATTTCCGACTTGTTTTTATCCAACTCTTTTTCCTCACTTCGTTGTACGGCTGCTAATAGTTGTTGGTATTCGGCAGTAATACTTTCTTCGATTTTTTCTTTTTTGGCTGTGGCTAAGGTGTTTTTTAAAGCCAATTCGGTTTCGGTGTCAAATTCGAATTTCTCTTTTTTCAAAAAGGCTTTGAATTCAGTAAAATCGGTGTCCGAAAAAGTCGGAATGGTTGTTCCTAAATTCGGATTTTTATAATAGTACTGCGTTACGTAGTTGAAAATCCCGTCGTTTTTTAGCAAAGCATCCGAGATCGTACTCGTTTTGGCTTCTGCAAGCTCGATGTCGGGTTGAATACCACCACCGTCATAAACGGTTCTTCCTTTACGGGTTTTAAAAGCGTTATACTGACTCGCATCGGTACGAATCGCTTTTCCGTTTTTATCTTTTTTGGAATAATCCAATGCCTGAATACATCTTCCGGATGGCGTATAGTAGCGGGAGATAGTCACTTTTACCTGTGTTCCGTAGGTTAAATCCAACGGACGTTGTACCAATCCTTTTCCGAAACTTCGGGCGCCCACAATTACGGCTCGGTCCAGATCCTGTAATGCTCCGGCTACAATTTCGGACGCGGACGCACTTTTTCCATCAACCAGAACAGCTAGTGGAATCGTTAGGTCAACCGGTTGTTTTTGTGTTTTATAGCTGTTATTGTGTTTTTCAATTTTTGATTTTGTGGTTACGATGACCTCGTTTTGCGGTACAAAAAGATTACAGATGTTCACCGCTTCATGTAGTAAACCACCCGGATTTCCGCGTAAATCGAGTATGATTTTGGTCGCACCCTGACTTTTTAATTTTTCCAGCGCGTCTTTGGTTTCGGCCGATGCTTTCGCATTAAATTGTGACAATACGATATAACCGGTTGTTTTGTCGGCTAACAATGCATAAAAAGGTACCGCTTTAATTTCGACTTCATCCAGTACAATTTGGGTTTTCATTAGTTTTCCCTGACGTTTGTATTGTATGTCGATCTTGGAATTTTTAGAGCCTTTTAAAAGTTGCGCGGCATCGTCTTTAAAATCAACTAAGTTGACATCGCCAATCTGAACAATTTCATCACCGGCTTTTAAACCGGCTTTGTCGGCTGGAAAGTTTTTATACGGCTCACGGATAATCAAACGCCCTTCGCGTCGTGAAATATACGCACCGATTCCGGTATATTCACCGGTCGAATTGATCTTGAATTTCGCAACATCCTGTTCGTTAAAGTAAACCGTATACGGATCCAGATCCAACAACATGTTTTTAATGGCTTTGTCCATCAAGTCGGCCGGATTGGTCTCGTCTACATAATTCTGATTGACGGTTTTAAATAGCGTTGTGAAGATTTCGATCTGCTTGGCAATTTCAAAAAAGTCATCCCTGAAACTGGCACCTACAAACAAAAAACCTCCCGCAACTACAGGAATAATATATCTTCTTTTAAACTGACGTAGCATTTTTAAACGGATTTTTTCTTTAATCTTTTGCGTATATACACCAAAAGTAACACGAAAATAAGGATAAATGGCCAAACTTGCAGTAGGTCAAGGAAGAAAGTTGAAATCCCGAAAAAGCCTTCTTTAAACGAATTCCACATTTTACTGCCGTAGGAAACGGTCACGCCGCTTTCGGAGGCATTTTGAGTGTACATTTCGATCGTGATGGTACTCATCGCAATCCGGCTTTGCAGGTATTTTAACCGCCCTTCGATCGATTCAATTTCTTCGCGAACCGTTGCCAGTCCTTTTTCGATTTCCAGTATTTCGGAGACTTTAGTCGCTTTGTTTAATAAATCAAGATAGCGTTTTTCTAAGGTTTTTTTGGTATTGATGCGCGATTCGATATCGATATATTCTTCGGTTACATCATCGGATGCAATTTCTTTGCGATCAAAATGGGAAACGCCTTTGCCGATATCGTTGATAAACGCATCAAAAGCCGTATTCGGAATCCGGATCGTCA from Flavobacterium sp. WV_118_3 harbors:
- a CDS encoding histidine kinase, whose translation is MERDKMQAEISLLKAQINPHFLFNTLNSIYALVIRKDNRTADAIVQLSERMRGRTGKSFRSRCIPIWRFATWKKKAFSPDPLRFL
- the pgk gene encoding phosphoglycerate kinase, which encodes MKTLTDFNFKDKKAIIRVDFNVPLNENFEVTDATRIEAAKPTIDKILNEGGSVILMSHLGRPKGVEEKYSLKHIVAKTAAVLGVPVTFASDCIGSVAENAAANLQPGEVLLLENLRFHAEEEKGDVEFAKKLAKLGDIYVNDAFGTAHRAHASTTIIAQFFPENKCFGFLLAKEIESLNKVLHHAEKPVTAVLGGSKVSSKITVIENILDKIDHMIIGGGMTFTFIKALGGNIGNSICEDDKLELALDIIAQAKAKNVQIHLPVDVVAADAFSNEANTQIVDVNQIPDGWQGLDVGPKSLEALKDVIKNSKTILWNGPLGVFELEKFAEGTITLGNFIAEATKNGAFSLVGGGDSVAAVKQFGLEPKMSYVSTGGGAMLEMLEGKTLPGIAAILE
- a CDS encoding LysM peptidoglycan-binding domain-containing protein, whose protein sequence is MDNKKILSLFLGLISLGAMAQETAENEVPAKPEIKLSYLDSLKSTFVKYETSACIDEMWMKELSNQDLFTDMESDLAKVNIDQEVAYDLPTDLLKDRLKRLDEKSPFNIEYNQGLENIIKSFLKNRPKAFERMMAISEYYFPMFEEKLAKYNIPLEVKYLAVVESALNPKAKSRVGATGLWQFMYATGKQYNLEVNSYVDERSDPMKATEAACQYLSTMYGIFGDWDLVLASYNTGPGNVAKAIRRSGGMTNYWNIRKFMHKETQGYLPAFLATMYIYEYRKEHGIVPKRAPMTYFETDTLMVKQKMSFKQLSDLLDIPVEQLRLLNPIYKLDVVPYVTDKPHYIRLPKQKAGMFVSNEDKIYAYVQYEEGKREKPFTSPNIRKDAIAQRTTKRDSLAVANVEDLPMKSVKKTRIKYYTVKRGDNLSEISSKNNVTVAELKKWNKLKKNTVNAGQKLKIEFETNVMVADRSAAKKKTAEPKMAEPKIIEPKATENDLYVVQKGDNLTAIAEKNKVTIDQLKEWNNIENSEIKIGQKLTVQAPAEETAPVAVVEKEVKKEIINRDSSKERNYNKERMYIVQKGDSLFSIAKKHPGITVAEIKKWNNIDNENIKPGMKLKING
- a CDS encoding DUF4837 family protein; protein product: MKKAIFFAILLPMLSLVSCKDRQKQGEAFLPESKGNINEIAIVIDDVMWNGEVGDSLRKKLAYPVDGLPQEEPIFTINQYSPKIFEGVVTQSRNILVVSKGLNKEFKHVENKYAKPQNVFYITGYSIHEILDLIETHSETLISIIKYSEIHYVQHKMEKARLSDDKLRGVFMINIEIPDTYRYADEKEYFYWMKKDIPSGSSSLLVYQVPISQIEKNNDIVGNIVKVRDSVGALYIRGTMEHSSMVTEEGYSPYFMNTRLDGKTAYETKGTWELQNNFMSGPFLNYAIRDEKNKRYLILEGFVYDPSNAKRDMIFELEAIMKSVHILQ
- a CDS encoding GNAT family N-acetyltransferase, translated to MTLKFEIKRFNELSLADLYASLQLRSEIFVVEQDCVYQDIDGKDQKALHLMGTFNGELVAYCRIFQPGDYFQNAASIGRVVVKQSYRDRKWGHDLIREAKNGIRAHYGTDTITISAQLYLKRFYESHGFVQASDEYLEDNIPHIEMQIK
- a CDS encoding OmpA family protein; the protein is MKRIALVFLFLLTCQFLTAQEEVVHSVYFEFDKFNLEEKQANDVVAFVKAIDTSRIESIQIYGYCDDRGKDAYNYKLSNNRANTIKNKLIEKGIKNKIIVTIEGKGRVLIDDDIVDNLPEVRQKNRRVDVVMNFKPVPPKPIPGMHSTIKGDLIVGDRIYLEKILFDKGSSRLTLKSKNELERVAKLLQKYKNLEFEIQGHICCTPTFQKEAIDKDTKKRMLSHNRAQAVYKFLIQKRIDKNRMTFKGYGNTQPLGNGPDQDRRVELVITKV
- a CDS encoding KUP/HAK/KT family potassium transporter codes for the protein MSSTHSSNHLNKVTLGGLIVTLGIIYGDIGTSPLYVMKAIVGKQAIDPDVVLGAISCIFWTLTIQTTFKYVILTLRADNKGEGGIFSLYTLVKKLKKRWLIVPAILGGSALLADGIITPPISVSSAIEGLRTYNPELNTIPIVIGILFALFFIQRFGTKLVGKFFGPLMLLWFGMLGTLGVIHLMGNVAVLKALNPYYAFHLLKIHHEGFYVLGYVFLCTTGAEALYSDLGHCGIKNIRISWIFVKSMLVLNYFGQGAYLISNTGSTLVELSGNANNPGNPFYLVMPDWFLPFGIAIATMAAVIASQALISGSFTLISEAMRLNLWPKVRIKYPTELKGQLYIPSINWLLFIGCVFIVVHFEESGNMEAAYGLAIVMCMIMTTILLGFFMVLKRYNPIFIVLVIALYLTIEISFFLANIEKFPHGGYVSVFIAGLLAFIMIAWFTAKKIRKDYTEFVKIDKFKNVISELSNDLSIPKYATHLVYMTNASHGDEVESKIIYSILQKRPKRADIYWLIHVNVVDEPYEMEYRVREIVKDDIIRVDFYLGFRVAPRINLLFKKVVQDMVKNGEVDITSRYESLNRNNVLGDFKFVLIEKFMSYDNDFPWYQRIILDIYFFLKKISLSEEQAFGLDSSSVKIEQYPIVIHPPEDISLTRIKDRK
- a CDS encoding S41 family peptidase, which encodes MLRQFKRRYIIPVVAGGFLFVGASFRDDFFEIAKQIEIFTTLFKTVNQNYVDETNPADLMDKAIKNMLLDLDPYTVYFNEQDVAKFKINSTGEYTGIGAYISRREGRLIIREPYKNFPADKAGLKAGDEIVQIGDVNLVDFKDDAAQLLKGSKNSKIDIQYKRQGKLMKTQIVLDEVEIKAVPFYALLADKTTGYIVLSQFNAKASAETKDALEKLKSQGATKIILDLRGNPGGLLHEAVNICNLFVPQNEVIVTTKSKIEKHNNSYKTQKQPVDLTIPLAVLVDGKSASASEIVAGALQDLDRAVIVGARSFGKGLVQRPLDLTYGTQVKVTISRYYTPSGRCIQALDYSKKDKNGKAIRTDASQYNAFKTRKGRTVYDGGGIQPDIELAEAKTSTISDALLKNDGIFNYVTQYYYKNPNLGTTIPTFSDTDFTEFKAFLKKEKFEFDTETELALKNTLATAKKEKIEESITAEYQQLLAAVQRSEEKELDKNKSEIKKLIVDEIIKRYQYKEGLYQYYTKSNIEITKAQALLNNQSEYNKILKN
- a CDS encoding DUF4349 domain-containing protein, encoding MKKILLAVAVLTFSISCKNQHSEDVAVAESLDVKMMNLEPAPMADEAAAAGGSETTIEAKIIKNANLRFETSDLNQSYTDIQKAIIKYKAAIQNDVTGKNNNSVYRNLTIRIPNTAFDAFINDIGKGVSHFDRKEIASDDVTEEYIDIESRINTKKTLEKRYLDLLNKATKVSEILEIEKGLATVREEIESIEGRLKYLQSRIAMSTITIEMYTQNASESGVTVSYGSKMWNSFKEGFFGISTFFLDLLQVWPFILIFVLLLVYIRKRLKKKSV